GTTTCAATAACGAGTCCCTTCAGGTTCGAGATCGCGATGACAAGGTGGTCATTGTTGCCTTCATTAACGGGTTGCGAAAACAAAAGCTCTATACCGAACTggtggagagacctcccaagTCAGTTCGGGAAATGCTAGACCGAGCTCATGAGAAGGCCAATGCGGAGGAAGCCAATCGCCTTAAGAGTGCGCAAGAAAGATTGAGGGATGACAAGCGCAGGAGGGGCGCCGACCAGGTGGATGTACAGCCTAGCCAGGGAAGGAAAAACGCTTATGACCGCCTTCCCAGGAGCCGTCCAATGGGAGGAAACAAGTCCTGGACTGGTCTCACGGCACCTCGAGCTCGGGTGCTCGCAGTGATGGAACAGGAGGGGCTCTCTCGACCTCCCCGTCCTTTGGCCGGGGACAAAAGCAGACGGGACCAAGGTCTGTATTGCGCTTATCATCGAGATGCGGGGCACGATACAGAGGACTGTCGTCACCTCAAGAAAGACATTGAAAAACTGATCAAACGAGGCCATCTGGGGCAGTTCATACTAGAGGAACGAGCTGACCAGCAACGAGGAAGGCCCAGGTCAGAACGTCCGAGCTACACTCGGGACCGCACTCAGGGGCCTCGTGGCCGAACTCCCGAGCAGGAAACACAAAATCTCGCGGGGGTGATTAACACTATTGCCGGAGGACCTGCTGGTGGGGATAGTCATACAGCTCGATGGCACAATCGCCCCCCTCCCACGGGGGAGAGCTCGGCCAAGCGATTGAAGATGTATGAGGAAATAATCTATGGACTTGAAGACGCAGTCCCTCTGGCCTCTAATAATCATGAAGCCATTGTGATAGAAGTCATCACCTGTAATTACAAGGTGAAGAAGGTATACATAGACAATGGAAGTACCATAGACGTGCTGTATTACAAGACCTTTAAGGAGCTACAGTTGGAGGATAGACAGCTCGTACCGGTTCAAACTCCGTTGATCGATTTTGCGGGTCCTCCCGTGAGGCCGAAAGGAATGATCACTCTCATGGTTACGGTGGAGGTGTCCCCGAAGTGCCGAACGGTCCCGGTAAACTTCGCGGTGGTTAAGGAGCCGTCGTCGTACAATATGATTCTGGGACGGTCCACACTGAATGCCCTCCGAGCTATTTGCTCCACCTTGCATCTCAGTATGAAGTTTCCTACTTCTGCTGGGGTGGCTGAGGTGCTGGGAGATCCGGAGGTGGCGAGGGCGTGTTATATTGCCACCCTCAAGGGCAAAGAAAATTTGTAGCTCAGACAGTTTGTTTAGAGCCCTGGGAGCCCATGGAGAAAGGAGAAAGATTGGAGACAGACGAGGGTTAGCCGAGCTGCCCGTCCAGCTCGACCGACCTGAGCGCACGGTGAAGGTTGGCACCGGCCTAGGCGAGCTGGTCAGGAGTTCTTTGGAATCTCTCTTGGAGGAAAATGCTGAGATTTTTGCTTGGAGTGCTGATGACATGCCAGGAATCCCCATCGAGTTGGCAGTCCATAGGCTACATGTGTCCCCCAACGTCCGACCTGTGAAGCAGAAGAAGAGGAACTTTGCTCCTGAGCGAAAGGAGGTCGTCAAAAACGAGGTGGGTAAGTTGTTGGAGGCTAAGATCGTTAAGAAACTCTACTACCCGACCTGACTAGCCAATCCGGTGCTGGTCAAGAAGGAGGAGAAAGCTTGGAGGATATGTGTGGATTTCACTGACTTAAATAAGGCTTGCCCGAAGGACTGTTACCCACTCACACGGATTGACCAACTCGTGGACTCAACAGCTGGCTATGAGATTTTCTATTTCTTGAATGCCTTCAAGGGGTACCATCAGATAGCCTTGGACGAGGAGAATCAGGAGAAGACCTCGTTTATCACCGAGGAAGCACATATTGTTACGTCACCATGCCATTCGGACTAAAGAATGCAGGTGCGACCTATCAGAGGTTGGTAAACAAGTTGTTCAAGAATCAGATCGGTCGAAACCTGGAGGTTTATGTGGACGATATGTTAGTAAAAAGTCAAACTCAGGAGCAGTTCATCTCTGACCTGAGAGAAATTTTTGAGATTCTTCGGAGCTCACGAATGCGGCTAAACCCAAAGAAGTGTACCTTTGGGGTCAGGTCGGGAAAATTCCTAGGCTACATGATTTCTAAAGAAGGGGTGAGAGCTAACCCAGACAAGATCAAGGCTATCATGGACATGGCTCCACCCCGGAATATTAAGGAAGTGCAACGTCTGACAGGGAGGATGGCAGCCTTGAACAGATTCCTGTCCAAATCGGCAGTTCGGGGGTCGCCTTTCTTCAAGGCCCTGAAAGGAGGTCGGCAGTTCGAGTGGAGCCCGGAGTGCCAGAAGGGGTTCGATGAACTGAAGGCCCACCTCGCTCGGTTGCCAGCCCTGACCTCTCCCAAATTGGGGGAGACCTTGTTCATTTACTTAGCTGTGGGAGAGGAGGCCATT
This region of Coffea arabica cultivar ET-39 chromosome 3c, Coffea Arabica ET-39 HiFi, whole genome shotgun sequence genomic DNA includes:
- the LOC140037870 gene encoding uncharacterized protein, encoding MSQGDGPSKSRTGSPSPPPKRVRRELTRDQVDVVEPSHKHSRTEHPEPFRRCSKEELSPRKEQLQVQDELDLLLDPEADRYIASPFIPDIEDYPLPAKFKIQSMKSYDATTDPEDHLFAFMTQIRLQTATDAVRCKTFPMFLEGKARQWFQELPPRSIRSFTQLARLFAAQFVSSRAFSKSTAHLMTIQQMPEESLREYMVRFNNESLQVRDRDDKVVIVAFINGLRKQKLYTELVERPPKSVREMLDRAHEKANAEEANRLKSAQERLRDDKRRRGADQVDVQPSQGRKNAYDRLPRSRPMGGNKSWTGLTAPRARVLAVMEQEGLSRPPRPLAGDKSRRDQGLYCAYHRDAGHDTEDCRHLKKDIEKLIKRGHLGQFILEERADQQRGRPRSERPSYTRDRTQGPRGRTPEQETQNLAGVINTIAGGPAGGDSHTARWHNRPPPTGESSAKRLKMYEEIIYGLEDAVPLASNNHEAIVIEVITCNYKVKKVYIDNGSTIDVLYYKTFKELQLEDRQLVPVQTPLIDFAGPPVRPKGMITLMVTVEVSPKCRTVPVNFAVVKEPSSYNMILGRSTLNALRAICSTLHLSMKFPTSAGVAEVLGDPEVARAYSLFRALGAHGERRKIGDRRGLAELPVQLDRPERTVKVGTGLGELVRSSLESLLEENAEIFAWSADDMPGIPIELAVHRLHVSPNVRPVKQKKRNFAPERKEVVKNEVGVPSDSLGRGESGEDLVYHRGSTYCYVTMPFGLKNAGATYQRLVNKLFKNQIGRNLEVYVDDMLVKSQTQEQFISDLREIFEILRSSRMRLNPKKCTFGVRSGKFLGYMISKEGVRANPDKIKAIMDMAPPRNIKEVQRLTGRMAALNRFLSKSAVRGSPFFKALKGGRQFEWSPECQKGFDELKAHLARLPALTSPKLGETLFIYLAVGEEAISAVLVREENKVQKSVYYVSRALQGAETRYSAVERYVLALVHAARKLRTYFQTHPVVVMTDQPLKQILSKPESSSRMVKWAVELSEYDLGYQPRTAIKTQAFADFIADGVSFGSPEAEVDQARDIQARKDGEVVKDAHTRQAAKTLQTPKTTKATQAREAAEVFEAGDAAEVTQTIQVAEVGPSKEADEAEQVKETAEGGQAGEAAKAKQIQKIVEVGPAGEAAEGGQALNVVEAEHSGKAVKAELARETAQARKVTEAAGRADLTWTLYVDVK